The proteins below are encoded in one region of Candidatus Eisenbacteria bacterium:
- a CDS encoding DUF2924 domain-containing protein has product MPVTVITRNYRGRTISVNVLLDEGFEFEGEVYRSPIRRSVLGIRAVVLFLLPISRKFSYSPFGLRRSVKYEEVY; this is encoded by the coding sequence ATGCCCGTGACTGTGATCACTCGCAATTATCGCGGCAGGACGATCTCCGTCAACGTCCTGCTGGATGAAGGATTTGAGTTCGAGGGAGAGGTCTACCGTTCCCCTATCCGCCGTAGCGTGCTCGGGATCCGAGCCGTTGTTCTCTTTCTACTCCCAATTTCCCGAAAATTCTCTTATTCTCCCTTCGGGCTGCGGCGCTCGGTGAAGTACGAAGAGGTCTACTAA
- a CDS encoding radical SAM protein → MPAIWDGPHYLIWDARNLRTLVFEVSSSDEQELCAPTKPLEEVEASRLPPPKWLTAVLVLTNRCNLGCTYCYAEANRHSKANGAEGMTCQQVETILGGCLQRDIDRLYVSFLGGEPTLKPDCLKAAAQFLGEAGVPYSFHITTNGICPDFLQDWLIDSGFDFTVSSDGIPTDHDSQRPTVGGRSSSQRVERFIRRLADRGALFQVRATLTRQNVRNLPLAIEYWASLGVRFVHFELVDLFGRARFDKSPPDLQHYIDNFPDVLETAQNLGVYLVNSAFMKLLTPGTKFCTSTQGHRLHFNPDGSISSCYKVQRGFEGPADFVMGAVTCGRFIMDEPRRESLAERGADYFVECQLCFARSVCGGGCPLHHQLHAPTGHVDTKLCEVKRSLLRQAILQIHDCSIEGQASVLFGSTVYDALVEQKFQSQSKQRRSQL, encoded by the coding sequence ATGCCAGCTATTTGGGATGGCCCGCACTACCTGATATGGGATGCACGAAATCTCCGAACCCTGGTCTTCGAAGTTTCGTCATCGGACGAGCAGGAGCTCTGTGCTCCAACAAAGCCGCTTGAAGAAGTAGAAGCCTCTCGCCTGCCGCCACCGAAGTGGCTCACCGCAGTGTTGGTCTTAACCAATCGCTGCAATTTGGGCTGTACCTACTGCTACGCCGAGGCCAATAGACACTCGAAGGCGAATGGGGCGGAGGGAATGACCTGCCAACAAGTAGAGACAATCCTCGGCGGTTGCCTTCAACGGGATATAGACCGCCTCTACGTTTCCTTCCTCGGCGGCGAGCCAACTCTTAAACCTGATTGTCTGAAGGCTGCAGCCCAGTTTCTTGGAGAAGCTGGCGTCCCATATTCCTTCCATATAACAACCAACGGTATATGCCCGGATTTCCTTCAGGATTGGCTCATCGACAGTGGTTTCGATTTCACTGTCTCATCAGATGGTATTCCGACTGATCATGATTCACAACGCCCCACCGTCGGAGGCCGAAGTTCATCACAAAGGGTGGAGCGCTTCATCAGAAGGCTTGCAGATCGCGGCGCACTGTTCCAGGTCCGCGCCACGCTGACGCGACAAAATGTCCGCAATTTACCGCTAGCAATTGAATACTGGGCATCTCTCGGTGTGCGGTTTGTGCACTTTGAACTCGTGGATCTATTTGGCCGAGCGCGATTCGACAAAAGCCCGCCTGATCTACAACACTATATCGATAACTTCCCGGATGTCCTGGAAACCGCTCAGAATCTAGGCGTGTATTTGGTGAATTCAGCTTTCATGAAGTTGTTGACACCGGGAACTAAGTTCTGCACTTCAACCCAAGGTCATCGGCTGCACTTCAATCCCGATGGGTCGATTAGTTCCTGCTATAAAGTGCAGCGAGGGTTTGAAGGGCCCGCAGATTTTGTTATGGGTGCAGTGACGTGTGGCCGGTTTATTATGGATGAACCGCGTCGTGAGAGTTTGGCTGAACGTGGAGCCGACTATTTCGTTGAGTGCCAACTTTGTTTTGCCCGGAGCGTGTGTGGCGGCGGTTGTCCACTACACCATCAACTGCATGCGCCGACCGGCCACGTGGACACCAAGCTCTGCGAAGTGAAGCGTTCGTTGCTGAGGCAGGCGATCCTTCAGATCCATGACTGTTCAATAGAGGGACAAGCCAGTGTGTTATTCGGTTCGACGGTCTACGATGCCCTTGTGGAGCAAAAATTCCAGTCGCAGAGCAAACAGAGAAGGAGTCAACTATGA
- a CDS encoding ABC transporter substrate-binding protein, which yields MKKRSIIWLIVVVVVVTGVIWYSNQRVETASVEPKVVKIGVAALLTGTHAVYGENVQDGVMLAVNEINEGGGIKGKAVEVVVEDEGSDPKQAVAAVQRLIAIEKVPVIIGPASSGGVMAAAPVANARNVVLLSPGGASPNITQAGDFVFRNRASGSAESLVMAEHAYNVLGIRDIAILQITTDYGEGFRKVFEDRFKELGGKVAAVEYFDAGTTDFRAQITKLKNLGVKAVFILGVPKEVGSFLKQAKELGFSATFISNNMESQDLLTAAGDAAEGLQFAIPEFNPQSEIPHIREFTDKFKSRYDRLPDMFAANGYDAMYIVKRAIEVGGYSGEGIRDALYAMKDFSVVNGGKISFDENGDVFKPLTIKEVRNGEFAEVAK from the coding sequence ATGAAGAAGCGGTCAATTATCTGGCTGATCGTTGTTGTCGTAGTGGTTACCGGAGTGATCTGGTACTCGAATCAAAGGGTAGAGACTGCCAGCGTGGAGCCGAAGGTTGTTAAGATTGGTGTGGCCGCACTTCTGACTGGAACACACGCTGTTTATGGTGAGAACGTCCAAGATGGTGTCATGCTGGCGGTGAATGAAATCAACGAAGGCGGAGGCATCAAAGGCAAAGCGGTTGAGGTGGTTGTCGAGGACGAAGGTTCTGACCCCAAACAAGCTGTGGCCGCCGTGCAACGACTGATCGCCATTGAAAAAGTTCCCGTCATTATCGGACCGGCTTCGAGTGGTGGGGTCATGGCCGCCGCTCCGGTCGCAAATGCGCGAAATGTTGTTCTGCTCTCACCGGGTGGGGCGTCACCGAATATCACTCAAGCAGGTGACTTTGTTTTCCGAAACCGGGCTTCGGGCTCGGCGGAATCGCTGGTGATGGCCGAACATGCCTATAACGTCCTTGGAATTCGTGACATTGCAATCCTTCAAATCACCACCGATTATGGTGAAGGCTTTCGAAAAGTCTTCGAAGATCGTTTCAAAGAACTTGGTGGCAAGGTCGCGGCTGTGGAGTATTTCGATGCTGGCACTACTGATTTCCGTGCCCAAATCACAAAGCTCAAAAACCTAGGCGTCAAAGCGGTTTTCATTTTGGGGGTCCCCAAGGAAGTCGGTTCATTTCTGAAGCAAGCAAAGGAACTTGGCTTTTCCGCCACCTTCATATCCAACAACATGGAAAGCCAAGACCTGTTGACTGCTGCAGGCGACGCAGCCGAGGGCTTACAGTTTGCAATCCCCGAATTCAACCCGCAGAGTGAGATTCCTCATATTAGAGAGTTCACTGACAAGTTCAAGTCCAGGTACGATCGCCTCCCCGACATGTTTGCTGCCAATGGATACGATGCGATGTACATCGTCAAGCGAGCCATTGAAGTCGGAGGCTACTCAGGTGAAGGCATCCGAGATGCATTGTACGCGATGAAGGACTTCTCGGTAGTCAATGGCGGTAAGATCTCATTTGATGAGAATGGAGATGTATTCAAGCCGCTTACTATCAAGGAAGTTCGGAACGGCGAATTCGCCGAGGTGGCTAAGTGA